DNA from Rhizobium sp. WYJ-E13:
CGCCAATGCATATCTGGAGAAACTCAGCCATTGGTGAGATCCTTTGATTTAAGGTTCATTACTTGAGCGGGATGCCACCCAAGTCGCTAACCGCCTTCCAGTTCTTGATGCCCGGATCCCAAATGGTCACGACTACGTTTGATTTGTCGAGACCACGTTGCGGGTCCTTCTTAAAATCGTAGACTCCATTAATGCCGCCGATACCCTGCATGCTGTTGATATGGTCACGCAACTGCTCCGCGGACGCGCCTTCGGGAAGTTGACGTAGCGCTTCAGTCACGACAAGCGCCGGATCCCATGCAAACGTCGCGGAGCCGTCCGGAACGAGGTTCGCGTCCTTAAATGACCGGAAGAACGCGTGCTTTGCCGTGACGGCCTGCTCTGATTGACCAAGGGTATTCGCTTCAAGCCACTGCGGCGCAGGAATATAAAGCTCTTTCGGCATGAACGGCGCATATTGCGTCATCTGCGCGAAGGTCATGTTGCCGTCCGTGGTGCCAATAGGCTTGTCCAGTCCTGCGTCCCGAATAGCCTTGAGAACGGTTCCGACAGGGCCGCCTGTCGTCCAGACTATAACAGCGTCCGGATCAGCACCCTTAATTCTCTGGACTTGGGCCGAGGCGCTCACATCGGTGGGGTTGAACTTCGCGTCTTCAACGATGGACATGTCGGCATAGTCGCCCTTCCCAGCAAGTGAAGTGATGATCTTATAAGCATCCTGACCGGAAGCGTCGGTCGATGTGATCAGGCCGATCTTCTTCCAGCCACGCTCACCAAAATAACGCAGCAATGCTTCACTCAGTCCAACCGTCGAAACGCTGGAGCTAAAAACGAAACCTCCCGTCTGAGGCCGAAGGGCCGGGGACAAACAGTACATTACCGGACCCTTCTTGACCAATGGTGCCATCGCATTGCAAATGCCGGCCAAGGTGGAGCCTATGATTACTGGCGGGCTTGCGGCCTTGATCTTGTTTGTAAGCTGAACCGCAGTCTGCGGATTTGACTGGTCGTCGTGAAAGACGAATTTAAGGGGCTTTCCATGTATGCCCCCGCTTTCCGAAACAAGTTTCTCATAGAGCATGAAGGCTTCTTGCTCGGCCTTGCCGAGAAAGGATGCTCCCCCGGTCAGCGGAAGGACAACATCGATCTCGAATGCGTCGGACGCCCGCGCTTGACCCGTTGAAAGACAGTGCACGGCGATGATGGCAAATCCAGCGATTCGCAACAGCTTGGCGATCATTAATGGTCCTCCCCTTTTCTTGTGAGTGACCTCCCCATAGCCTCCTCGCCTGGAACAGATCACGAAGCCAAAAATACTTAGGCTTCTAATTGATGCATTATGACGAGGTTTTGATTGATGTCGAGGAAAAAAATGCAGAAGTCAGCAACTCGACCTGAAACTGGAAAATTGAACGTTTCACTCCAGCGGATGGTGGGACGAAGCGGAGGGGATATCCATGTGTTTGCCGGCTTTTAAGCCTAACAACCACCGCGTGCCAATGGTTAAAACATCAATTTCTGGCTTGCCGTCCCAACGCGGCGCACCAAACGGCATCAGGGCGAATTCGAGCTTGAATACGCCATTAAGTTAGGAGCCTAAGTAAATGTGATTCTCCTTTCGAGTGCCGACGGAGGACATATCGCGAGGTTCCTACCCTGTAACGCGATGAGTTGGAATCTGCTTGCCGAGATCATCATCCATGAACTGCCGCCGCCGTAAGTCACTGAAAATTCGTTCTCATTGTTGGAAAGCCTTTCGACCGCTTCCGAAAGTGGCCTCCGGAGGCCGAGCCTTTGCGACAAGGCAAAGCGCGGCAATCACGATTGCAGGAAAAGTTCTCTCCTCTCAGGGCTTTCACCTTCTCAAGTCGCTCGTAACGATAACAGCATGCCTCGCTTCTCTTTAAACCGGTCAGACGGAAGTCCTTCGCCAGGCGCCGATGTTTCTGTGGAACGACAAGAAACCAAGCAGTATCCATCTGGGGATCCCAACGGCCCGGTCGCCTCTCATTGTGGGCAGTCGCGTGCTGTGAATGTTGTTTGTTACAAAGCCGTGCGACAGGCTCTGCGAAAATGGGGAAAACTTTCGTTAGCGCAATACAATCATCCCGACGGCGACAAGCATGACCAGCGCGGCAAAACAGCTGTTGAGGATCGATCGACGATGTTTGAGCACATGCACTGATCTGCATCCGCCAAACGCGCCCAAAGCGCCACCCGCGACGAAGGCTGCTGCCAGCGCCCAGTCGACAAGGCCAGACAGGGAATAGCTCAGCGCCGTCGTCATTCCGAAGGCCACGATCGCGACAAGCGAAGTGGCAACCGCGTTGATCGTTGCCATGCCGGTTGAGATCATCAACCCGGGAACGATCAGGAAACCGCCGCCAATGCCAAAGAAACCCGAGA
Protein-coding regions in this window:
- a CDS encoding ABC transporter substrate-binding protein, with product MIAKLLRIAGFAIIAVHCLSTGQARASDAFEIDVVLPLTGGASFLGKAEQEAFMLYEKLVSESGGIHGKPLKFVFHDDQSNPQTAVQLTNKIKAASPPVIIGSTLAGICNAMAPLVKKGPVMYCLSPALRPQTGGFVFSSSVSTVGLSEALLRYFGERGWKKIGLITSTDASGQDAYKIITSLAGKGDYADMSIVEDAKFNPTDVSASAQVQRIKGADPDAVIVWTTGGPVGTVLKAIRDAGLDKPIGTTDGNMTFAQMTQYAPFMPKELYIPAPQWLEANTLGQSEQAVTAKHAFFRSFKDANLVPDGSATFAWDPALVVTEALRQLPEGASAEQLRDHINSMQGIGGINGVYDFKKDPQRGLDKSNVVVTIWDPGIKNWKAVSDLGGIPLK